A genome region from Manis pentadactyla isolate mManPen7 chromosome 5, mManPen7.hap1, whole genome shotgun sequence includes the following:
- the FOXA2 gene encoding hepatocyte nuclear factor 3-beta isoform X1, whose product MHSASSMLGAVKMEGHEPSDWSTYYAEPEGYSSVSNMNAGLGMNGMNTYMSMSAAAMGSGSGNMSAGSMNMSSYVGAGMSPSLAGMSPGAGAMASMGGSAGAAGVAGMGPHLSPSLSPLGGQAAGAMGGLAPYANMNSMSPMYGQAGLSRARDPKTYRRSYTHAKPPYSYISLITMAIQQSPNKMLTLSEIYQWIMDLFPFYRQNQQRWQNSIRHSLSFNDCFLKVPRSPDKPGKGSFWTLHPDSGNMFENGCYLRRQKRFKCEKQLALKEATGGGKKAAAGAQAAPGPLGEAAGPGSEPPAGTESPHSSASPCQEHKRGGLGDLKGTPAAALSPPQPAPSPGRQQQAAAHLLGAPHHPGLPPEAHLKPEHHYAFNHPFSINNLMSSEQQHHSHHHQPHKMDLKAYEQVMHYPGYGSPMPGSLAMGPVTNKGGLDASPLAADTSYYQGVYSRPIMNSS is encoded by the exons ATGCACTCGGCTTCCAGTATGCTGGGAGCAGTGAAGATGGAAGGGCACGAGCCGTCCGACTGGAGCACCTACTACGCCGAGCCGGAG GGCTACTCCTCGGTGAGCAACATGAACGCCGGCCTGGGGATGAACGGCATGAACACGTACATGAGCATGTCGGCGGCCGCCATGGGCAGCGGTTCGGGCAACATGAGCGCCGGCTCCATGAACATGTCCTCGTACGTGGGCGCGGGCATGAGCCCGTCCCTGGCCGGCATGTCCCCCGGGGCGGGCGCCATGGCAAGCATGGGCGGCTCGGCTGGGGCTGCTGGCGTAGCGGGCATGGGGCCCCACCTGAGTCCGAGCCTAAGCCCGTTGGGGGGGCAGGCGGCCGGGGCCATGGGCGGCCTGGCCCCCTACGCTAACATGAACTCCATGAGCCCGATGTATGGGCAGGCGGGCCTGAGTCGCGCGCGCGACCCCAAGACGTACCGGCGCAGCTACACACACGCCAAGCCTCCCTACTCCTACATCTCGCTCATTACCATGGCCATCCAGCAGAGCCCCAACAAGATGCTGACGCTGAGCGAGATCTACCAGTGGATCATGGACCTCTTCCCCTTCTACCGACAGAACCAGCAGCGTTGGCAGAACTCTATCCGCCACTCGCTCTCCTTCAACGACTGTTTCCTCAAGGTGCCGCGCTCACCCGACAAGCCCGGAAAGGGCTCCTTCTGGACCCTGCACCCCGACTCAGGCAACATGTTCGAAAACGGCTGCTACTTGCGCCGCCAGAAGCGCTTCAAGTGCGAGAAGCAACTGGCCCTGAAGGAAGCCACGGGCGGCGGCAAGAAGGCGGCCGCCGGGGCCCAGGCCGCTCCGGGTCCGCTCGGGGAGGCCGCCGGGCCGGGCTCCGAGCCTCCAGCAGGCACCGAGTCTCCGCACTCAAGCGCCTCTCCGTGCCAGGAGCACAAGCGCGGGGGCCTGGGCGACCTGAAGGGGACGCCGGCCGCGGCCCTGAGCCCTCCGCAGCCAGCACCCTCGCCCGGGCGTCAGCAGCAGGCCGCGGCCCACCTGCTGGGCGCGCCGCATCACCCGGGCCTGCCGCCGGAGGCCCACCTCAAGCCCGAGCACCACTACGCCTTCAACCACCCGTTCTCCATCAACAACCTCATGTCTTCGGAACAACAGCACCActcccaccaccaccagccccacAAAATGGACCTCAAGGCCTATGAACAGGTGATGCACTACCCCGGCTACGGCTCCCCCATGCCAGGGAGCCTTGCCATGGGTCCAGTCACGAACAAAGGGGGCCTGGACGCCTCGCCCCTGGCCGCAGACACCTCCTACTACCAGGGCGTGTACTCCCGGCCCATCATGAACTCCTCCTAA
- the FOXA2 gene encoding hepatocyte nuclear factor 3-beta isoform X2 has protein sequence MLGAVKMEGHEPSDWSTYYAEPEGYSSVSNMNAGLGMNGMNTYMSMSAAAMGSGSGNMSAGSMNMSSYVGAGMSPSLAGMSPGAGAMASMGGSAGAAGVAGMGPHLSPSLSPLGGQAAGAMGGLAPYANMNSMSPMYGQAGLSRARDPKTYRRSYTHAKPPYSYISLITMAIQQSPNKMLTLSEIYQWIMDLFPFYRQNQQRWQNSIRHSLSFNDCFLKVPRSPDKPGKGSFWTLHPDSGNMFENGCYLRRQKRFKCEKQLALKEATGGGKKAAAGAQAAPGPLGEAAGPGSEPPAGTESPHSSASPCQEHKRGGLGDLKGTPAAALSPPQPAPSPGRQQQAAAHLLGAPHHPGLPPEAHLKPEHHYAFNHPFSINNLMSSEQQHHSHHHQPHKMDLKAYEQVMHYPGYGSPMPGSLAMGPVTNKGGLDASPLAADTSYYQGVYSRPIMNSS, from the exons ATGCTGGGAGCAGTGAAGATGGAAGGGCACGAGCCGTCCGACTGGAGCACCTACTACGCCGAGCCGGAG GGCTACTCCTCGGTGAGCAACATGAACGCCGGCCTGGGGATGAACGGCATGAACACGTACATGAGCATGTCGGCGGCCGCCATGGGCAGCGGTTCGGGCAACATGAGCGCCGGCTCCATGAACATGTCCTCGTACGTGGGCGCGGGCATGAGCCCGTCCCTGGCCGGCATGTCCCCCGGGGCGGGCGCCATGGCAAGCATGGGCGGCTCGGCTGGGGCTGCTGGCGTAGCGGGCATGGGGCCCCACCTGAGTCCGAGCCTAAGCCCGTTGGGGGGGCAGGCGGCCGGGGCCATGGGCGGCCTGGCCCCCTACGCTAACATGAACTCCATGAGCCCGATGTATGGGCAGGCGGGCCTGAGTCGCGCGCGCGACCCCAAGACGTACCGGCGCAGCTACACACACGCCAAGCCTCCCTACTCCTACATCTCGCTCATTACCATGGCCATCCAGCAGAGCCCCAACAAGATGCTGACGCTGAGCGAGATCTACCAGTGGATCATGGACCTCTTCCCCTTCTACCGACAGAACCAGCAGCGTTGGCAGAACTCTATCCGCCACTCGCTCTCCTTCAACGACTGTTTCCTCAAGGTGCCGCGCTCACCCGACAAGCCCGGAAAGGGCTCCTTCTGGACCCTGCACCCCGACTCAGGCAACATGTTCGAAAACGGCTGCTACTTGCGCCGCCAGAAGCGCTTCAAGTGCGAGAAGCAACTGGCCCTGAAGGAAGCCACGGGCGGCGGCAAGAAGGCGGCCGCCGGGGCCCAGGCCGCTCCGGGTCCGCTCGGGGAGGCCGCCGGGCCGGGCTCCGAGCCTCCAGCAGGCACCGAGTCTCCGCACTCAAGCGCCTCTCCGTGCCAGGAGCACAAGCGCGGGGGCCTGGGCGACCTGAAGGGGACGCCGGCCGCGGCCCTGAGCCCTCCGCAGCCAGCACCCTCGCCCGGGCGTCAGCAGCAGGCCGCGGCCCACCTGCTGGGCGCGCCGCATCACCCGGGCCTGCCGCCGGAGGCCCACCTCAAGCCCGAGCACCACTACGCCTTCAACCACCCGTTCTCCATCAACAACCTCATGTCTTCGGAACAACAGCACCActcccaccaccaccagccccacAAAATGGACCTCAAGGCCTATGAACAGGTGATGCACTACCCCGGCTACGGCTCCCCCATGCCAGGGAGCCTTGCCATGGGTCCAGTCACGAACAAAGGGGGCCTGGACGCCTCGCCCCTGGCCGCAGACACCTCCTACTACCAGGGCGTGTACTCCCGGCCCATCATGAACTCCTCCTAA
- the FOXA2 gene encoding hepatocyte nuclear factor 3-beta isoform X3, which yields MNAGLGMNGMNTYMSMSAAAMGSGSGNMSAGSMNMSSYVGAGMSPSLAGMSPGAGAMASMGGSAGAAGVAGMGPHLSPSLSPLGGQAAGAMGGLAPYANMNSMSPMYGQAGLSRARDPKTYRRSYTHAKPPYSYISLITMAIQQSPNKMLTLSEIYQWIMDLFPFYRQNQQRWQNSIRHSLSFNDCFLKVPRSPDKPGKGSFWTLHPDSGNMFENGCYLRRQKRFKCEKQLALKEATGGGKKAAAGAQAAPGPLGEAAGPGSEPPAGTESPHSSASPCQEHKRGGLGDLKGTPAAALSPPQPAPSPGRQQQAAAHLLGAPHHPGLPPEAHLKPEHHYAFNHPFSINNLMSSEQQHHSHHHQPHKMDLKAYEQVMHYPGYGSPMPGSLAMGPVTNKGGLDASPLAADTSYYQGVYSRPIMNSS from the coding sequence ATGAACGCCGGCCTGGGGATGAACGGCATGAACACGTACATGAGCATGTCGGCGGCCGCCATGGGCAGCGGTTCGGGCAACATGAGCGCCGGCTCCATGAACATGTCCTCGTACGTGGGCGCGGGCATGAGCCCGTCCCTGGCCGGCATGTCCCCCGGGGCGGGCGCCATGGCAAGCATGGGCGGCTCGGCTGGGGCTGCTGGCGTAGCGGGCATGGGGCCCCACCTGAGTCCGAGCCTAAGCCCGTTGGGGGGGCAGGCGGCCGGGGCCATGGGCGGCCTGGCCCCCTACGCTAACATGAACTCCATGAGCCCGATGTATGGGCAGGCGGGCCTGAGTCGCGCGCGCGACCCCAAGACGTACCGGCGCAGCTACACACACGCCAAGCCTCCCTACTCCTACATCTCGCTCATTACCATGGCCATCCAGCAGAGCCCCAACAAGATGCTGACGCTGAGCGAGATCTACCAGTGGATCATGGACCTCTTCCCCTTCTACCGACAGAACCAGCAGCGTTGGCAGAACTCTATCCGCCACTCGCTCTCCTTCAACGACTGTTTCCTCAAGGTGCCGCGCTCACCCGACAAGCCCGGAAAGGGCTCCTTCTGGACCCTGCACCCCGACTCAGGCAACATGTTCGAAAACGGCTGCTACTTGCGCCGCCAGAAGCGCTTCAAGTGCGAGAAGCAACTGGCCCTGAAGGAAGCCACGGGCGGCGGCAAGAAGGCGGCCGCCGGGGCCCAGGCCGCTCCGGGTCCGCTCGGGGAGGCCGCCGGGCCGGGCTCCGAGCCTCCAGCAGGCACCGAGTCTCCGCACTCAAGCGCCTCTCCGTGCCAGGAGCACAAGCGCGGGGGCCTGGGCGACCTGAAGGGGACGCCGGCCGCGGCCCTGAGCCCTCCGCAGCCAGCACCCTCGCCCGGGCGTCAGCAGCAGGCCGCGGCCCACCTGCTGGGCGCGCCGCATCACCCGGGCCTGCCGCCGGAGGCCCACCTCAAGCCCGAGCACCACTACGCCTTCAACCACCCGTTCTCCATCAACAACCTCATGTCTTCGGAACAACAGCACCActcccaccaccaccagccccacAAAATGGACCTCAAGGCCTATGAACAGGTGATGCACTACCCCGGCTACGGCTCCCCCATGCCAGGGAGCCTTGCCATGGGTCCAGTCACGAACAAAGGGGGCCTGGACGCCTCGCCCCTGGCCGCAGACACCTCCTACTACCAGGGCGTGTACTCCCGGCCCATCATGAACTCCTCCTAA